A stretch of Clostridia bacterium DNA encodes these proteins:
- a CDS encoding SAM-dependent DNA methyltransferase — MAKAKKEVKDQPVEQALWAAADKLRKNMDAAEYKHIVLGLIFLKYISDNFYELYHKLEAGEGDYAGADPDDPYEYRAENVFYVPPQARWDYLRGRAKLATIGKDIDDAMDSIEKDNPSLQGVLPKEYAKEKLDKQSLGGLIDIISTIALGDSLSRSNDVLGTVYEYFLGQFALAEGKKGGQFYTPRCLVQLLVEMLEPYEGRVLDPCCGSGGMFVQSEKFIEAHADHYNGKAKEIVKLFESVVSVYGQESNQTTWRLCKMNLAMRGIDSSNVKWNNEGSFLNDVHQDLRSDFIITNPPFNDSDWSGELLSGDYRWKYGTPPASNANYAWIQHFISHLSPKGKAGFLLATKALASESAAEKTIRSGIVREDLVECIVLLPGKLFYTTPAPVSLWVLSRGKSKTRRKDETLFIDASKMFIDLDRTHRTLDAKIISGICETYHSWLYQENEYEDIPGYCRSVHQSEICDSDYSLYPGQYIGIGVEETDIKPKEQSLAITKGAAAEISGKMETINQNINHLMNEIQVELNKPTTALIKYKLSDVLEESTATLGNSEEPEILSITENAGLVLQRERFSKRVATEDTSSYKIVKKTDIVYNPYLLWAGAIDQCWVVDLGITSPAYVVLSVKQKFEPFLIGHVIKSDLMKKWYWNISIGTHERRRTAPVDRFLNLDIELPDEATQKRLSALYEELLSQKTLLQDTIKSIDVLSSGLGEFYTGL, encoded by the coding sequence ATGGCAAAAGCAAAAAAAGAAGTAAAAGATCAGCCTGTCGAGCAAGCGCTTTGGGCTGCTGCGGACAAGCTACGTAAAAATATGGATGCCGCGGAATACAAGCATATAGTTCTTGGTCTAATATTCCTTAAATACATTTCGGATAACTTTTATGAGCTATACCACAAACTGGAGGCGGGTGAAGGCGATTATGCTGGAGCTGATCCGGATGACCCTTATGAGTACCGTGCTGAGAATGTTTTCTATGTACCACCTCAGGCTCGGTGGGACTACCTGCGTGGAAGGGCAAAACTCGCCACCATCGGTAAAGACATAGACGATGCAATGGACTCAATCGAGAAAGACAATCCATCTTTACAGGGTGTCCTCCCGAAGGAGTACGCGAAAGAAAAGCTAGATAAACAGTCACTCGGTGGACTTATCGACATAATTAGCACAATTGCCCTTGGAGATTCTCTGTCTCGCTCTAATGATGTACTTGGAACAGTATATGAGTATTTTCTTGGTCAATTTGCACTTGCGGAAGGCAAAAAAGGCGGGCAATTTTATACGCCACGCTGCCTTGTTCAACTACTCGTAGAAATGCTTGAGCCGTACGAGGGTCGCGTACTTGATCCATGTTGCGGATCTGGCGGTATGTTTGTGCAAAGTGAGAAATTTATTGAAGCCCATGCTGACCACTACAACGGTAAAGCAAAGGAAATTGTCAAGCTGTTTGAAAGCGTTGTTTCAGTTTATGGTCAAGAAAGCAATCAGACTACTTGGCGACTATGTAAAATGAACCTCGCGATGCGTGGAATCGATAGTTCCAATGTGAAATGGAATAACGAGGGATCTTTCTTGAATGATGTACATCAAGATTTGCGTTCAGATTTTATAATTACCAATCCACCATTCAACGATAGTGACTGGAGTGGAGAATTATTGAGTGGTGACTACCGCTGGAAATACGGCACACCGCCAGCATCAAATGCAAATTATGCTTGGATTCAGCACTTTATTTCTCACCTTTCACCAAAAGGTAAGGCGGGGTTTCTTTTAGCGACCAAGGCTCTGGCATCCGAATCTGCTGCTGAGAAAACTATCCGTTCAGGAATCGTCAGAGAAGATTTAGTTGAGTGTATCGTCCTGTTGCCAGGCAAGTTATTCTATACAACCCCAGCTCCTGTTTCTCTATGGGTATTATCAAGAGGCAAATCGAAAACTCGCCGCAAGGATGAAACTCTTTTCATCGACGCGTCAAAAATGTTTATAGATCTCGATCGAACGCATAGGACACTTGATGCAAAAATAATTAGTGGCATTTGCGAAACGTACCATTCATGGCTCTATCAAGAGAACGAGTATGAAGATATACCAGGTTACTGCCGTTCAGTTCATCAGAGTGAAATTTGTGACAGTGATTATTCACTATATCCAGGTCAATACATCGGTATTGGTGTTGAAGAAACCGATATCAAGCCAAAAGAACAGTCTCTCGCAATTACAAAAGGAGCGGCTGCTGAAATCAGTGGCAAGATGGAGACGATTAATCAAAACATTAACCACTTGATGAATGAGATACAAGTAGAACTAAACAAACCAACAACGGCTCTTATAAAATACAAACTTTCCGATGTCCTGGAAGAGTCAACAGCAACACTTGGTAATTCTGAAGAGCCAGAAATACTATCAATAACTGAAAATGCAGGGTTAGTCCTGCAGAGGGAGCGTTTCTCAAAGCGTGTTGCAACTGAAGACACAAGCTCGTATAAGATCGTAAAGAAAACTGACATTGTTTATAATCCTTATCTTCTTTGGGCAGGCGCAATAGATCAATGCTGGGTTGTAGATCTAGGTATAACCTCTCCAGCTTATGTCGTCTTGTCAGTTAAACAAAAATTTGAACCGTTCCTTATAGGTCATGTTATCAAAAGTGACCTTATGAAGAAATGGTACTGGAATATTTCCATTGGAACACATGAACGTAGACGAACGGCTCCAGTGGATAGATTTCTTAATCTTGATATTGAATTGCCAGATGAAGCTACTCAAAAACGTCTTTCTGCTTTATATGAGGAGTTACTTTCCCAAAAAACATTACTCCAAGATACCATAAAGTCTATTGATGTTTTGTCGAGTGGATTAGGTGAATTCTATACTGGCTTATAG
- a CDS encoding type I restriction endonuclease subunit R — MAKLCESAVEEMAIEELRNLGYTYLSGVDLAPDVLNSERNSYGDVLLMGRLQAAMSKLNPSIPADVIHGAARKLSRIATSNMLTDNEEFHLMLLNGVSVEYRKNGDIKGDFVHVLDFENPLNNEFLVINQYTIVQNNNNKRPDILLFINGIPLVIFELKNPADENATCHKAYDQLQAYKQAIPGLFTYNEICIISDGLEAKAGSLTASYSRFSAWKTKDGIKEATKFEDELTTLIHGLCAPATLIDYIQSFVTYEKTQIEDKNTHIVKVETVKKIAAYHQYYAVNKAVEQTIRASGYSTTSSLVIHEDPESFGLPSAKNQPKGDHKAGVVWHTQGAGKSLSMVFYTGKIVRALHNPTILVINDRNDLDDQLFDTFAGNSELLRQPPKQADSCEDLKTLLKVASGGIVFTTIQKFIPDNNASVYELLSARENIVVIADEAHRTQYGFNAKLRDIKENGEVVGQRIAYGFAKYIRDALPNATFIGFTGTPVEKQDANTPAVFGNYIDIYDIAQAVADNVTVRIFYESRLAKVNLTEEGKRLVEQFDAELDEVGEADEATAAKIKWAKLEAIVGNEDRIRILANDIVTHFEERQEVFEGKALVVAMSRRIAVTLYDAIIKLRPEWHSDDLDKGVIKVVMTSSSSDGAAIQKHHTTKAQRKALALRLKDENDPLKIVIVRDMWLTGFDVPCLNTMYIDKPMKDHSLMQAIARVNRVFKDKPGGLIVDYIGIATNLKKALGFYAESGGKGVPAETHQRAVEIMLEKLEVVRGILHGFDYSTFFSSAVRDKLSLILKAEDFILGVDEGKNRYVREVSLLGQAYALAKPDPATFENAEEIAFFQALKARLTKFETSDNGKDESYDSVIRNIVNSAIASDQVVDIFSAAGLEKPELSILSEEFLKEIEGMKYKNVAIELLKKLLSDEIKIRSKHNLAKSKTLMEMLDGALKRYQNNLLTTAEIIEELIRIAREINASDKRGQDLGLSEDELAFFDALETNNSAVKVLGDDQLREIAREIADKVRKNATIDFAIKETARARIMVIVRRILNKHGYPPDKQPAAIELVMKQAENLAEVWTAQ, encoded by the coding sequence ATGGCTAAACTGTGTGAATCCGCAGTAGAGGAAATGGCTATCGAGGAATTGCGAAACCTCGGTTATACCTATTTGTCTGGTGTTGACCTCGCACCTGACGTTCTGAATTCCGAGCGAAATAGCTATGGAGATGTTCTACTAATGGGGCGATTACAAGCAGCTATGTCCAAGCTGAACCCGAGTATACCTGCCGATGTAATTCATGGAGCTGCTCGAAAACTGTCAAGGATAGCCACTTCAAATATGCTCACCGATAATGAGGAATTCCACCTTATGCTCTTAAATGGTGTCTCCGTTGAATATCGTAAGAATGGTGACATCAAAGGTGATTTTGTACATGTACTAGACTTCGAGAATCCGCTGAACAATGAGTTCCTTGTAATCAATCAATATACCATTGTCCAAAATAATAACAACAAACGCCCTGATATACTACTGTTCATAAACGGTATCCCGCTAGTTATATTTGAGCTAAAGAATCCTGCTGACGAGAATGCAACTTGTCACAAAGCATATGATCAGTTACAGGCGTATAAGCAAGCGATTCCAGGGCTTTTCACCTACAATGAAATCTGCATTATTTCCGATGGATTGGAGGCAAAGGCGGGGTCACTGACCGCGTCTTATTCTCGTTTTAGTGCATGGAAAACGAAAGACGGCATAAAAGAAGCTACCAAATTTGAAGATGAACTTACCACGCTGATTCATGGACTTTGCGCACCCGCGACGTTGATTGACTACATACAAAGTTTTGTGACCTACGAAAAGACACAGATCGAAGACAAAAATACGCACATTGTCAAGGTGGAAACTGTAAAAAAAATTGCGGCTTACCACCAATATTACGCGGTGAATAAGGCAGTGGAGCAGACAATCCGGGCTAGTGGATACTCCACCACTTCCAGCTTGGTGATTCATGAAGACCCAGAAAGTTTCGGTCTGCCCTCCGCTAAAAACCAACCAAAAGGTGACCATAAAGCTGGCGTGGTTTGGCATACACAAGGAGCTGGAAAGTCACTTTCGATGGTATTCTATACAGGTAAAATCGTTCGCGCTTTGCATAACCCAACAATTTTGGTTATCAATGATCGTAATGATCTGGATGATCAGCTGTTTGATACTTTCGCAGGCAACAGTGAACTTTTGCGCCAACCGCCGAAACAGGCGGATTCCTGCGAGGATTTAAAAACCCTGTTGAAGGTCGCGTCTGGAGGTATCGTTTTTACGACCATACAGAAGTTTATTCCCGATAATAATGCATCGGTATATGAACTGCTGTCTGCTCGCGAAAACATCGTAGTAATCGCTGACGAAGCACATCGTACCCAGTATGGTTTCAATGCTAAACTCCGCGACATCAAGGAAAACGGCGAAGTGGTAGGACAACGGATTGCTTACGGTTTCGCGAAATATATACGTGATGCGCTTCCAAATGCCACTTTTATTGGATTCACAGGAACACCTGTTGAGAAACAGGATGCAAACACACCAGCTGTCTTCGGCAATTATATTGACATCTACGATATCGCTCAGGCAGTAGCGGACAATGTAACCGTTCGTATCTTCTATGAAAGCCGACTTGCAAAGGTGAACCTTACTGAAGAAGGCAAACGACTTGTGGAGCAGTTCGACGCGGAACTGGACGAAGTTGGCGAAGCTGATGAAGCCACTGCGGCCAAAATCAAGTGGGCGAAGTTAGAAGCCATCGTCGGTAATGAAGATAGAATCCGAATCCTTGCTAATGACATAGTGACTCATTTCGAGGAGAGACAGGAAGTATTCGAAGGAAAAGCCTTGGTTGTCGCGATGAGTCGCCGTATTGCAGTTACTTTGTACGATGCAATAATCAAATTACGTCCCGAATGGCATAGTGACGATTTAGATAAAGGCGTTATCAAAGTTGTAATGACTTCGAGCAGTTCAGACGGTGCTGCTATTCAGAAGCATCATACTACCAAGGCACAGCGTAAAGCTCTCGCTCTTCGTTTAAAGGATGAGAACGACCCTTTGAAAATTGTCATCGTTCGTGACATGTGGCTTACGGGTTTTGATGTTCCATGCCTAAATACGATGTATATAGATAAGCCAATGAAAGACCACAGCCTCATGCAAGCAATCGCTCGTGTCAACCGCGTGTTCAAGGATAAACCTGGTGGTCTGATTGTAGACTACATTGGTATCGCGACAAATTTGAAAAAGGCACTCGGCTTTTATGCAGAAAGCGGTGGCAAAGGTGTGCCAGCTGAAACTCATCAAAGAGCTGTGGAGATTATGCTCGAGAAATTGGAAGTTGTGCGCGGGATACTTCATGGTTTTGATTATTCAACGTTTTTCTCCAGTGCAGTCAGGGATAAGCTATCTCTAATACTGAAAGCGGAGGACTTCATCCTAGGTGTGGACGAGGGTAAAAACCGCTATGTACGTGAAGTTTCACTGTTAGGACAAGCATATGCTCTCGCTAAGCCTGACCCCGCCACCTTTGAAAATGCTGAGGAGATAGCGTTTTTCCAAGCGCTCAAGGCTCGGCTTACGAAATTTGAGACAAGTGATAATGGCAAAGATGAGAGTTACGATTCCGTCATACGGAACATTGTAAACTCTGCTATTGCCTCTGACCAAGTAGTTGATATCTTCAGCGCAGCGGGCCTTGAGAAGCCTGAACTCTCTATTCTTTCGGAAGAATTTTTGAAAGAGATTGAGGGAATGAAATATAAGAATGTTGCTATTGAACTACTGAAAAAACTATTATCCGACGAAATTAAAATTCGGTCCAAGCATAACCTCGCCAAATCAAAAACATTAATGGAAATGCTCGATGGAGCATTAAAAAGGTATCAGAATAATCTTTTGACCACTGCAGAAATAATCGAAGAACTCATTCGCATAGCTCGTGAAATTAATGCTTCTGATAAGCGAGGTCAGGATTTGGGGCTTTCAGAGGATGAACTTGCTTTCTTCGACGCACTTGAAACCAACAACAGCGCGGTCAAAGTTCTAGGTGACGACCAACTAAGGGAAATTGCAAGGGAAATAGCTGATAAAGTCAGAAAGAATGCTACGATCGACTTCGCAATTAAGGAAACAGCCCGTGCTCGCATTATGGTCATTGTTCGAAGGATTCTTAACAAACATGGATATCCGCCGGATAAACAGCCCGCTGCAATAGAACTTGTAATGAAGCAAGCAGAGAATCTGGCTGAAGTTTGGACAGCTCAATAA
- a CDS encoding DUF1837 domain-containing protein, whose amino-acid sequence MSLFISYNREQKDFADKIESSVRTVCTVLRDTNDIAPWASIEEFMNRIRQAKYAVLLISDEYLKSINCMYEACQLYKDVNWKSRTMYVVLGNADLNIYTVANHERYIRFWKDKKTILEEQIKNLPAESIDSITAEIKRVSEILLMLGDLLKIIRDTNNMQPENTIDEIISFITTKSVPKEANLGEHSRATSSVLDKTLVDAGFDGVFSEVLHSEKLGLINPYQLRLFQLSVVDNAFSFDALKKFLLKNIGQYIYSRERIKKYIDDEEIMLIGLKAVELMKERSNGDCSWLGDELGDLMLYVFLEGILKAPKVFSKFDAPSDGVLTTGTSGVHLLKPDAEVPSFQMVFGKSSIVGDPKDSIDNAFVTLEAIKNDRSREMRLVESTAFDKEFTPEVAEYLKNIILPSKEKRVSHDTAFGVFLGYSLGLDADKYTSAEFAINLESKMKLDIKSHVSYIVDKIKAAKMERYSFYFYFLPLNDADGEKQSIMQSILRGGV is encoded by the coding sequence ATGTCATTATTTATCTCGTACAATAGAGAACAAAAAGACTTTGCGGATAAGATAGAGTCCTCCGTCCGAACAGTTTGCACTGTCCTGCGTGATACAAATGACATTGCTCCGTGGGCTAGTATTGAGGAATTCATGAATCGGATTCGCCAAGCGAAGTATGCCGTACTTCTAATATCAGACGAATATTTAAAGTCAATCAACTGTATGTATGAAGCCTGCCAGTTATACAAGGATGTTAACTGGAAATCTCGCACTATGTATGTTGTGCTTGGGAATGCTGACCTAAATATCTACACTGTAGCGAACCACGAAAGATATATCCGATTTTGGAAGGATAAAAAAACAATTCTTGAAGAACAGATTAAGAACTTGCCGGCAGAAAGCATAGACAGCATTACGGCAGAAATTAAACGAGTAAGCGAAATTCTCCTTATGCTCGGTGATTTACTGAAAATTATACGTGACACAAACAATATGCAACCAGAAAACACGATAGACGAAATCATTAGCTTTATTACAACTAAATCCGTTCCAAAGGAAGCGAATTTAGGGGAACATTCTCGCGCTACATCGAGTGTGCTGGATAAGACTCTGGTTGATGCCGGGTTTGACGGTGTCTTCTCTGAGGTGCTTCATAGCGAAAAACTGGGGTTGATAAATCCCTACCAGTTGCGCTTGTTTCAACTGAGCGTGGTTGACAATGCGTTCTCTTTCGATGCCCTAAAAAAGTTTCTATTAAAAAACATAGGACAGTACATCTATTCTCGTGAACGTATAAAAAAGTACATCGACGACGAGGAGATAATGCTGATTGGGCTTAAAGCTGTTGAGCTTATGAAAGAACGTAGCAATGGAGATTGCAGTTGGCTGGGTGATGAACTTGGTGATTTAATGTTGTATGTCTTTTTAGAAGGGATACTTAAAGCTCCAAAAGTGTTCAGTAAATTTGATGCTCCCTCTGACGGAGTGTTGACGACCGGCACAAGCGGCGTTCATTTACTAAAACCCGACGCAGAAGTGCCCTCTTTTCAGATGGTGTTTGGCAAGTCAAGCATTGTGGGCGATCCGAAAGACTCGATCGACAACGCCTTTGTCACGCTTGAAGCGATTAAAAATGACAGATCTCGAGAAATGCGACTTGTTGAATCCACAGCATTTGATAAAGAATTTACACCGGAAGTGGCAGAATATCTTAAAAATATTATTCTGCCAAGCAAGGAGAAACGCGTCAGCCATGATACGGCTTTCGGTGTGTTCCTCGGATACTCGCTTGGCTTAGATGCTGATAAATATACATCAGCTGAGTTTGCTATAAATCTTGAAAGTAAAATGAAACTCGATATCAAAAGCCACGTTTCTTATATAGTTGACAAAATCAAAGCGGCAAAAATGGAGCGCTATTCGTTTTACTTCTACTTTCTGCCACTCAACGATGCAGACGGAGAAAAGCAAAGCATCATGCAGTCGATTTTAAGAGGAGGGGTGTAG